A single region of the Streptomyces sp. ITFR-16 genome encodes:
- the rph gene encoding rifamycin-inactivating phosphotransferase, whose product MSERYVWDLRDIDETQVAVVGGKGAHLGALSRIDGVRVPSGFCVTTEAFRRIMAEAPSVDDLLDQLASVNADDREAVRALSERIRRTIEETDLPGELAAAITGALARFGEDAAYAVRSSATAEDLPTASFAGQQDTYLNVVGPAAILRHISRCWASLFTERAVTYRERNGIDHRTVRMAVVVQRMVFPQAAGILFTADPVTGHRKVTTVDAGFGLGEALVSGLVNPDVFKVRDGEIVDRAIAAKRRAVHARPDGGTEEVAIDPQRQEQPALTDEQVVRLVELGRRIEAHFGSPQDIEWCLADDGFRILQSRPITTLFPIPASDDHEQHIYVSVGHQQMMTDAMKPLGLSMWQLTAMVPMHAAGGRLFVDVAARLASPASRAGLLDVMGKGDPLVRDALETVLDREGLLPPQDAGPGAPPAGGAATPAEADPAIVTELIERSETSVAALERDIRTRSGPELFDFLREAFAEHKRVLGDPLNMRAIMAGMEATWWLNDQLLEWLGEKNAADTLTLSAPDNITSEMGLALLDVADAIRPHPDVVTFLQGVEDEGFLDELPKIEGGTAARDAIEAYLDRYGMRCVGEIDITRPRWSERPTTLVPAILDNVRNFGPGAAGRRFEQGRLKAREKEQDVLARLRTQPDGERRADATKRMIDQVRAFAGYREYPKYGIVSRYFVYKRALLAEAERLVRAGVLSEKEDSFYLTFDEFHDVSRSHRLDERLVEQRKDAFRSYQALTPPRVLTSDGEAVNGAYRRDDVPAGALTGLPVSAGTIEGRARVVLDLADADLEPGDILVTTFTDPSWSPLFVGIAGLVTEVGGLMTHGAVIAREYGLPAVVGVDRATRLIRDGQWIRVHGTDGYVEFLS is encoded by the coding sequence ATGAGCGAGCGGTACGTGTGGGATCTGCGGGACATCGACGAGACGCAGGTGGCTGTCGTCGGGGGAAAGGGCGCGCATCTGGGCGCGCTGTCGCGGATCGACGGCGTGCGTGTGCCGAGTGGCTTCTGTGTGACGACGGAGGCCTTCCGGCGGATCATGGCGGAGGCGCCGTCCGTCGACGATCTGCTCGACCAGTTGGCGAGCGTGAACGCGGACGACCGGGAGGCGGTCCGCGCGCTCAGTGAGCGGATCCGCCGGACCATCGAGGAGACCGATCTGCCGGGCGAGCTCGCGGCGGCGATCACCGGCGCGCTCGCGCGGTTCGGTGAGGACGCCGCGTACGCCGTCAGGTCCAGCGCGACAGCCGAGGACCTGCCGACCGCCTCCTTCGCCGGCCAGCAGGACACGTATCTGAACGTCGTGGGACCGGCCGCAATCCTCCGCCACATCAGCCGGTGCTGGGCCTCGCTGTTCACCGAGCGGGCCGTGACCTACCGCGAGCGGAACGGCATCGATCACCGTACAGTCCGCATGGCCGTGGTCGTGCAGCGGATGGTTTTCCCGCAGGCGGCCGGCATCCTGTTCACGGCCGATCCCGTCACGGGCCACCGCAAGGTAACCACCGTGGACGCCGGCTTCGGCCTGGGGGAGGCCCTGGTCTCCGGGCTGGTGAACCCGGACGTCTTCAAGGTGCGCGACGGCGAGATCGTCGACCGGGCGATCGCCGCGAAGCGGCGAGCCGTTCACGCCCGGCCGGACGGTGGCACCGAGGAAGTCGCGATCGACCCGCAGCGGCAGGAGCAGCCCGCGCTGACGGACGAGCAGGTCGTACGGCTCGTGGAGCTGGGGCGGCGGATCGAGGCGCACTTCGGCAGCCCGCAGGACATCGAGTGGTGTCTGGCCGACGACGGCTTCCGGATCCTTCAGAGCCGGCCGATCACGACCCTGTTTCCCATCCCGGCGAGCGACGACCACGAGCAGCACATCTACGTCTCCGTCGGCCATCAGCAGATGATGACCGACGCCATGAAGCCGCTCGGACTCTCCATGTGGCAGCTGACGGCCATGGTGCCGATGCACGCGGCCGGCGGGCGGCTCTTCGTCGACGTCGCCGCGCGGCTGGCCTCGCCCGCGAGCCGCGCCGGTCTTCTGGACGTCATGGGCAAGGGCGACCCGCTGGTCAGGGACGCCCTGGAGACCGTCCTCGACCGTGAGGGGCTTCTCCCGCCCCAGGACGCTGGTCCCGGCGCGCCGCCCGCCGGTGGTGCGGCCACCCCGGCCGAGGCCGATCCGGCGATCGTCACCGAGCTGATCGAACGCAGCGAGACATCCGTCGCCGCCCTGGAGCGCGACATCCGGACCAGGAGCGGACCGGAGCTGTTCGACTTCCTGCGGGAGGCATTCGCCGAGCACAAGCGCGTCCTCGGCGATCCGCTGAACATGCGGGCGATCATGGCCGGGATGGAAGCCACCTGGTGGCTCAACGACCAACTGCTGGAGTGGCTGGGCGAGAAGAACGCCGCCGACACGCTCACGCTCTCCGCCCCCGACAACATCACGTCCGAGATGGGCCTCGCCCTGCTCGACGTCGCGGACGCGATCCGGCCGCATCCGGACGTGGTGACCTTCCTCCAGGGCGTCGAGGACGAGGGCTTCCTGGACGAGCTGCCCAAGATCGAGGGCGGGACCGCGGCGCGCGACGCCATCGAGGCCTATCTCGACCGCTACGGGATGCGCTGCGTCGGGGAGATCGACATCACCAGGCCGCGGTGGAGCGAGCGCCCCACCACCCTCGTCCCCGCGATCCTCGACAACGTACGCAACTTCGGCCCCGGCGCCGCCGGGCGGCGCTTCGAGCAAGGGCGGCTGAAGGCACGCGAGAAGGAACAGGACGTGCTCGCACGGTTGCGGACCCAGCCGGACGGGGAACGGCGGGCCGACGCGACCAAGCGGATGATCGACCAGGTCAGGGCCTTCGCCGGGTACCGCGAGTACCCCAAGTACGGCATCGTCAGCCGCTACTTCGTCTACAAGCGGGCCCTGCTGGCGGAGGCCGAGCGTCTCGTGCGGGCCGGTGTGCTGTCCGAGAAGGAGGACAGCTTCTACCTCACGTTCGACGAATTCCACGACGTCTCGCGCTCCCACCGGCTTGACGAACGGCTCGTCGAGCAGCGCAAGGACGCGTTCCGGTCGTATCAGGCGCTCACACCGCCCCGGGTGCTCACATCGGACGGCGAGGCCGTCAACGGGGCGTACCGGCGCGACGACGTGCCCGCCGGCGCCCTGACCGGTCTGCCCGTCTCCGCCGGGACGATCGAGGGGCGGGCCCGCGTCGTCCTGGATCTGGCGGACGCCGACCTGGAGCCGGGCGACATCCTGGTCACCACGTTCACGGACCCCAGCTGGTCACCGCTGTTCGTCGGAATCGCGGGGCTGGTGACGGAGGTGGGCGGCCTGATGACCCATGGCGCGGTGATCGCCCGGGAGTACGGCCTGCCGGCCGTCGTGGGCGTGGACCGGGCCACCCGGCTGATCCGGGACGGCCAGTGGATCCGGGTGCACGGAACGGACGGGTACGTCGAGTTCCTGTCCTGA
- a CDS encoding SDR family oxidoreductase yields MGFMPGTSAPDLRGRTALVAGATRGAGRGIAVQLGAAGATVYVTGRTTRERRSEYDRPETIEETAELVTAAGGTGIAVPTDHLVPEQVRALAGRIDAEQGRLDVLVNDIWGGEKLFAFDTPVWEHDLDDGLRLLRLGVETHAITSHFLLPLLIRRPGGLVVEMTDGTAAYNTAHYRNSYFYDLVKNSVVRMAFVLAHELEPHEGTAVALTPGWLRSEMMLDAFGVTEDNWRDALAAVPHFGISESPAYVGRAVAALAGDADVARRNGASLSSGQLAREYGFTDLDGSRPDCWRYLVEVADADGPADTTGYR; encoded by the coding sequence ATGGGATTCATGCCCGGCACATCGGCTCCGGACCTCCGGGGAAGGACCGCGCTGGTCGCGGGCGCCACCCGGGGAGCGGGGCGCGGCATCGCCGTCCAGCTCGGCGCGGCGGGTGCGACGGTCTACGTGACCGGACGCACGACGCGGGAGCGGCGCTCGGAGTACGACCGGCCGGAGACCATCGAGGAGACCGCCGAGCTCGTCACCGCGGCGGGCGGAACGGGCATCGCGGTGCCCACCGACCATCTGGTGCCCGAGCAGGTCCGGGCGCTGGCCGGCCGGATCGACGCCGAGCAGGGGCGGCTCGATGTGCTGGTCAACGACATCTGGGGCGGCGAGAAGCTGTTCGCGTTCGACACCCCGGTGTGGGAGCACGACCTCGACGACGGGCTGCGGCTGCTGCGGCTCGGCGTGGAGACCCACGCGATCACCAGCCACTTCCTGCTGCCGCTGCTGATCCGTCGGCCGGGCGGGCTGGTGGTCGAGATGACCGACGGCACGGCCGCGTACAACACGGCGCACTACCGCAACTCGTACTTCTACGACCTGGTCAAGAACAGCGTCGTCCGCATGGCGTTCGTGCTCGCGCACGAGCTGGAGCCGCACGAGGGTACGGCGGTGGCGCTCACACCGGGCTGGCTGCGTTCGGAGATGATGCTCGACGCCTTCGGCGTCACCGAGGACAACTGGCGCGACGCGCTGGCCGCGGTGCCGCACTTCGGCATCTCGGAGAGCCCGGCGTATGTCGGACGAGCGGTCGCGGCGCTGGCCGGCGACGCGGACGTGGCGCGCAGGAACGGCGCGTCGCTGTCCAGTGGGCAGCTCGCGCGGGAGTACGGCTTCACCGATCTCGACGGCTCGCGCCCGGACTGCTGGCGCTACCTGGTCGAGGTCGCCGACGCGGACGGGCCGGCGGACACGACCGGCTACCGGTGA
- a CDS encoding TioE family transcriptional regulator: MGQNLQSSDRLRPIDLARGHGLSTQAVRNYEEAGILPAAGRTPHGYRTYTALHAAALRAFLALVPGHGHRTATQIMRAVNRSEPDEALRLVDESHAQLLDDRRTLRAVERALRDLEPAPAPERRAGPRDTFIGPLAHTLGIRPATLRKWEQAGLVRPVRDPRTGYRVYDEAAVRDARLAHQLRRGGYPLEQIAPLLDQVRVAGGLEPLESALRDWHGRLSARGRAMLTGAAELDAYLRRRGQDIDGRSLTTDL, encoded by the coding sequence ATGGGGCAAAACCTTCAAAGCAGTGATCGGCTCAGACCCATCGATCTGGCGCGCGGGCACGGTCTGTCCACCCAGGCGGTGAGGAACTACGAGGAGGCCGGCATCCTGCCCGCCGCCGGTCGTACGCCCCACGGCTACCGCACGTATACGGCGCTCCACGCGGCCGCCCTGCGCGCGTTTCTGGCCCTGGTCCCCGGTCACGGACATCGGACGGCGACGCAGATCATGCGGGCCGTGAACCGGAGCGAGCCCGATGAGGCGTTGCGGCTCGTCGACGAGAGTCATGCCCAGCTCCTCGACGACCGGCGGACCCTCCGGGCGGTGGAGAGAGCCCTGCGCGACCTGGAACCCGCCCCGGCGCCCGAGCGACGCGCCGGGCCCCGCGACACCTTCATCGGGCCGCTGGCCCATACGCTCGGAATCCGCCCCGCGACACTGCGGAAGTGGGAGCAGGCCGGACTGGTACGCCCCGTCCGCGACCCGCGCACCGGCTACCGCGTCTACGACGAGGCGGCCGTACGGGACGCGCGGCTCGCCCACCAGCTCCGGCGGGGCGGCTATCCGCTGGAGCAGATCGCCCCGTTGCTCGACCAGGTTCGGGTGGCCGGCGGGCTGGAACCGCTGGAGTCGGCACTGCGCGACTGGCACGGCCGGCTGTCCGCGCGGGGGCGCGCGATGCTGACGGGGGCCGCAGAGCTGGACGCGTACCTGCGCCGGCGCGGGCAGGACATCGACGGCCGCTCGCTGACGACTGATCTTTGA
- a CDS encoding metalloregulator ArsR/SmtB family transcription factor, protein MDTLLAALADPARWRLVNLLAERPRPVGVLAELAGARQPQTTKHLQTLERAGVVTSERTGQRRIYALRSGPLRELAAALGRLADVTERAGGPNETHERYGAGVIAERHAAREPGWADGRSFGFRRSLAGPPEVLWRHLTEPALLTGWWTPDDLRLSELVFEAREGGRIVQEYRDIEDADGSGEVAGRAEGIVDEARPGRRLAYRLSPLLPDGGPAFTNHVTFDLRPTATGTDLYVHWRITDSTVGSADFVAGIEIGFGQSLDKLATALAAAPHDTDRTNRTDTGSAS, encoded by the coding sequence ATGGACACACTCCTCGCGGCGCTGGCCGACCCGGCCCGCTGGCGGCTCGTGAACCTGCTCGCCGAGCGGCCCCGCCCGGTCGGCGTCCTCGCCGAACTGGCCGGGGCGCGACAGCCGCAGACGACCAAGCACCTCCAGACCCTCGAACGCGCCGGCGTCGTCACCTCGGAGCGCACCGGGCAGCGCCGTATCTACGCGCTGCGGTCCGGCCCCCTGCGCGAGCTGGCGGCCGCACTCGGCCGGCTCGCCGACGTCACGGAGCGGGCCGGTGGTCCGAACGAGACCCATGAGCGGTACGGAGCCGGCGTCATCGCGGAGCGGCATGCCGCGCGGGAGCCGGGGTGGGCCGACGGCCGTTCGTTCGGCTTCCGCCGGTCGCTGGCGGGGCCACCCGAGGTGCTGTGGCGCCACCTCACCGAGCCGGCGCTGCTCACCGGGTGGTGGACCCCCGACGACCTCCGCCTGTCCGAGCTCGTCTTCGAGGCGCGCGAAGGCGGACGGATCGTCCAGGAGTACCGCGACATCGAGGACGCCGACGGCTCCGGCGAGGTGGCCGGGCGCGCGGAGGGCATCGTCGACGAGGCCCGCCCCGGGCGGCGTCTCGCCTACCGCCTCTCCCCGCTGCTTCCGGACGGCGGCCCCGCCTTCACCAACCACGTCACCTTCGACCTGCGGCCGACGGCGACCGGCACGGACCTCTACGTCCACTGGCGGATCACCGACAGCACCGTCGGCTCCGCGGACTTCGTCGCCGGCATCGAGATCGGCTTCGGCCAGAGCCTCGACAAGCTCGCGACGGCCCTGGCCGCAGCCCCGCACGACACCGACCGCACCAACCGCACCGACACAGGGAGCGCATCATGA
- a CDS encoding dihydrofolate reductase family protein — protein MTDSTGRRVTANLNLSLDGRYHGPGGPSDFGTFVPYVTSEVARGQLGRIWQDATTAVLGRGNAQGFMGYWPTVADDEHADARDRGYARWLVATEKVVLSTTLTEAPWERTRVVDAPAAEVVAELKATGEGDILVNTSPSVIKPLLAADLIDRLYLMVLPVILGGGERLFEDGLPVSKWKLTHLETGDLGEIAMVYDRVR, from the coding sequence ATGACCGACTCGACCGGACGCAGGGTGACCGCGAACCTCAATCTCTCCCTCGACGGGCGGTACCACGGTCCCGGCGGGCCGAGCGACTTCGGTACGTTCGTGCCGTACGTGACCTCCGAGGTCGCCCGGGGCCAGCTCGGCCGCATCTGGCAGGACGCGACGACGGCGGTGCTCGGCCGGGGCAACGCCCAGGGCTTCATGGGCTACTGGCCGACCGTCGCGGACGACGAGCACGCCGATGCGCGGGACCGCGGATACGCGAGGTGGCTGGTGGCCACGGAAAAGGTGGTGCTCTCCACCACCCTGACCGAGGCCCCGTGGGAACGCACCCGCGTGGTGGACGCCCCCGCCGCCGAGGTCGTCGCCGAGCTCAAGGCCACCGGCGAGGGTGACATCCTCGTCAACACCAGCCCGAGCGTCATCAAGCCACTCCTGGCGGCAGACCTGATCGACCGGCTGTACCTCATGGTCCTCCCGGTGATCCTCGGTGGCGGAGAACGACTGTTCGAAGACGGCCTGCCGGTCTCGAAGTGGAAGCTCACGCACCTGGAAACGGGAGACCTGGGCGAGATCGCCATGGTCTATGACCGCGTCCGCTGA
- a CDS encoding GNAT family N-acetyltransferase: MTRARSTQPALAAGSLAGSPQPVLTSAAGPVLRPWVEDDVPAFLSAYRDEEIRRWHTRRASTEAQAREWFEAYRQDWLREEGGHWAITRDGDDVLGRIALRGLDFDDGVANVAYWVLPAARRIGTASTALATLTEWALREAGFERLELDHSTRNAASCRVATKSGYRWEGTKRSAAVHDDGRHDMHLHARIRGDEPDIP, translated from the coding sequence ATGACGCGCGCCCGCTCGACGCAGCCCGCCCTTGCCGCCGGTTCGCTCGCCGGTTCCCCTCAACCCGTACTCACCTCCGCCGCTGGTCCGGTGCTGCGCCCATGGGTGGAGGACGATGTGCCGGCCTTCCTCTCCGCGTACCGCGACGAGGAGATCCGCCGCTGGCACACGCGACGGGCCTCCACCGAGGCGCAGGCCCGGGAGTGGTTCGAGGCCTACCGCCAGGACTGGCTGCGCGAGGAGGGCGGGCACTGGGCGATCACCCGGGACGGTGACGACGTACTCGGCCGGATCGCGCTGCGCGGCCTGGACTTCGACGACGGCGTCGCCAACGTCGCGTACTGGGTGCTGCCGGCGGCCCGCCGCATCGGCACGGCGTCCACGGCCCTCGCCACGCTCACCGAATGGGCCCTGCGCGAGGCCGGCTTCGAGCGCCTGGAGCTGGACCACTCGACACGCAACGCCGCGTCCTGCCGAGTCGCCACGAAGTCCGGCTACCGCTGGGAGGGCACCAAGCGCAGCGCCGCCGTCCATGACGACGGCCGGCACGACATGCACCTGCATGCACGCATCCGGGGCGACGAGCCAGATATTCCTTGA
- a CDS encoding TetR/AcrR family transcriptional regulator — translation MPRSPEAQQRQRDILHIAMDTFAARGYNNASLAEIADRAGLTQAGVLHYFRSKALLLTSVLELRDQSDIEQLGPDRPHGLDFLRHLVDTALRNAEREGIVRLYAVLSAESVTDDHPAQEYFRDRYDGLRSFVTDALREACELSDEDTPRAENAANAVIAVMDGLQVQWLLAPGAVDMAASTDLVVTSLLAALAPHRFGPDGRARQAGEGRTK, via the coding sequence ATGCCCCGAAGCCCGGAAGCGCAGCAGCGGCAGCGGGACATCCTGCACATCGCGATGGACACCTTCGCCGCACGCGGCTACAACAACGCCTCGCTCGCCGAGATCGCCGACCGGGCCGGCCTGACCCAGGCCGGTGTCCTGCACTACTTCCGCTCCAAGGCGCTCCTGCTCACCAGCGTCCTCGAACTCCGCGACCAGTCCGACATCGAGCAGCTGGGCCCCGACCGCCCGCACGGACTCGATTTTCTGCGCCACCTGGTCGACACGGCGCTGCGCAACGCCGAACGCGAAGGCATCGTCCGCCTCTACGCCGTCCTGTCGGCGGAGTCCGTCACCGACGACCATCCGGCGCAGGAGTACTTCCGCGACCGGTACGACGGACTGCGGTCCTTCGTCACCGACGCCCTGCGCGAGGCCTGCGAGCTGTCCGACGAGGACACGCCGAGGGCCGAGAACGCGGCCAACGCCGTCATCGCGGTCATGGACGGCCTCCAGGTCCAATGGCTGCTGGCGCCCGGAGCCGTGGACATGGCGGCCTCGACCGACCTGGTGGTCACCTCCCTGCTCGCGGCGCTCGCACCGCACAGGTTCGGCCCGGACGGCCGGGCGCGGCAGGCCGGAGAGGGCCGTACGAAATGA
- a CDS encoding MFS transporter has translation MPEPDPPGDRDDSPSPADCKQTSRTGLASGEPLRSPSFRWFFAGWSVTVAGGAMSPVALAFGVLELTGSARWLSAVLTASMVPMIGMMIVGGGIADRYRRDTVLYVTSLGAGLSQGGVAVLLLTHQDPVLLLPLAAVNGISQALTTPTLRGIVPQLASGSGIQQANSLLASVKNIARLIGPGAAGLLTVSVGGGWAIAGDAASFLLAAVCFGRMALPDMPSRAANDPTMRSELREGRRYFSSRPWIWSVSLVFAVFNAANMGVWNILGPVMALDTIGADGWGIVLSTRGAGALLATTVMVKLTVRRPMAPALGLMTLGGLPLVLLGTGAHTFWLAASAFAAGVASEFFTVAWSTVWHHHVPEQLSTRVGAYDEFGSFASIPVGQLSVPVLAAVFGTAAVAVTAGGLIATAMLLPLLLPSLRRIEIGTSRAP, from the coding sequence GTGCCTGAACCAGATCCACCCGGAGACCGGGACGACTCGCCCTCCCCCGCCGACTGCAAGCAGACGTCCCGTACCGGTCTCGCCTCCGGGGAACCGCTCCGTTCGCCGTCGTTCCGGTGGTTCTTCGCGGGCTGGTCGGTCACCGTGGCCGGCGGGGCCATGTCGCCCGTCGCACTGGCCTTCGGTGTCCTCGAACTCACCGGCAGCGCCAGGTGGTTGTCCGCGGTGCTCACCGCTTCCATGGTCCCGATGATCGGGATGATGATCGTCGGAGGGGGTATCGCCGACCGCTACCGCCGTGACACCGTGCTCTACGTCACGAGCCTGGGCGCCGGCCTGAGCCAGGGCGGGGTGGCGGTTCTTCTGCTCACGCACCAGGACCCCGTGCTCCTGCTTCCGCTCGCCGCGGTCAACGGCATCTCGCAGGCGCTGACCACCCCGACCCTGCGCGGCATCGTCCCGCAGCTCGCGAGCGGGAGCGGGATCCAGCAGGCCAACTCCCTTCTGGCATCGGTCAAGAACATCGCCCGGCTGATCGGGCCCGGCGCCGCCGGTCTGCTGACGGTCTCCGTCGGAGGCGGCTGGGCCATCGCCGGCGACGCCGCGTCCTTCCTCCTGGCGGCCGTCTGCTTCGGGAGGATGGCGCTGCCGGACATGCCTTCCCGCGCCGCGAACGACCCCACGATGCGCAGCGAACTACGGGAGGGCCGGCGCTACTTCAGCTCCAGGCCGTGGATCTGGTCGGTCAGCCTGGTTTTCGCCGTCTTCAACGCCGCCAACATGGGCGTGTGGAACATCCTCGGCCCGGTGATGGCGCTCGACACGATCGGTGCCGACGGCTGGGGCATCGTCCTGAGCACCCGCGGCGCCGGGGCCCTGCTCGCCACCACCGTGATGGTGAAGCTGACGGTCCGCCGGCCCATGGCTCCGGCCCTGGGCCTGATGACCTTGGGGGGTCTCCCCCTGGTTCTCCTCGGCACTGGTGCGCACACCTTCTGGCTTGCCGCTTCCGCGTTCGCCGCAGGGGTGGCGTCCGAATTCTTCACCGTGGCGTGGTCCACGGTCTGGCACCACCATGTTCCGGAACAGCTGAGCACCCGGGTCGGTGCGTACGACGAGTTCGGTTCGTTCGCGTCGATTCCGGTGGGCCAGCTGTCCGTCCCCGTGCTCGCCGCGGTGTTCGGCACGGCGGCGGTGGCCGTCACCGCCGGTGGACTCATCGCGACGGCCATGCTGCTGCCCCTGCTCCTCCCGTCCCTCAGGCGCATCGAGATCGGCACCTCTCGGGCGCCGTGA
- a CDS encoding RICIN domain-containing protein produces MSHHSPRRPRARAAAAAALAMAVAAVGLAGSGTAAQAADPTAQVWVTTPDGGKRLSAEGTVPFTGSPQSVDIRVDANSRSQKFTGAGASVTGASAHLIQGLAQDRRNALMNSLFSTAGDGIGLTYLRQPLGSSDFNADNSLYTYEDTRGSFSIDRDKAEIIPVLKQATSVNSAIRFMGTPWTPPAWMKTNNALNGGGLKPENYQAYADYLVKAIQAYGQQGITLTDLTVQNEPEFAASYPSMTMTSSQQADFIKVLDRALTAAGLPTNLLAFDHNWDHPNYPIDVFNGTPGVNRVIGAAFHCYGGDPSAQQQVVNAGKRVFFTECSGTESADRSTTFADTLKWHAENLVVQNMRNGGETVVDWNLALDQNGGPHQGGCADRCNGVVEIANGNVTRNAEYYVLGHVSKFVRPGATRIGSTSQGNGGVENVAFQNPDGTRAAYVVNTASGAQQFSLTDNGKSLVYTLPAGAVATFVWSGTDGGTTEPPAGGSIDSAAWYRVRNINSGACLDAADWGTADGTALQQWACGTGANQSWQFRPAGDGTYQVVNRHNTKVWDVDGGPAATSAGTRVHLWSYVGGTNQQWKAEPSGTAGRYRFVARNSGKCLAVDGASTADGARLSQQQCDGSAAQQFSLDL; encoded by the coding sequence ATGTCCCACCACAGTCCCCGGCGCCCACGGGCGCGCGCCGCGGCAGCCGCCGCGCTGGCGATGGCCGTCGCGGCCGTCGGCCTGGCCGGCAGCGGCACGGCGGCCCAGGCCGCCGACCCCACGGCTCAGGTATGGGTCACCACCCCCGACGGCGGAAAGAGACTCTCCGCCGAGGGGACCGTCCCGTTCACCGGCTCACCGCAGTCCGTCGACATCCGCGTCGACGCCAACAGCAGGAGCCAGAAGTTCACCGGGGCGGGCGCCTCGGTCACCGGGGCCTCGGCCCACCTCATCCAGGGCCTCGCGCAGGACAGGCGCAACGCCCTGATGAACTCGCTGTTCTCCACCGCCGGTGACGGCATCGGGCTCACCTATCTGCGCCAGCCGCTCGGCAGCAGCGACTTCAACGCCGACAACAGCCTCTACACGTACGAGGACACCCGCGGGTCCTTCTCCATCGACCGGGACAAGGCCGAGATCATCCCGGTCCTGAAGCAGGCCACCTCGGTCAACTCCGCGATCCGCTTCATGGGCACCCCCTGGACGCCGCCCGCCTGGATGAAGACCAACAACGCGCTCAACGGCGGCGGCCTCAAGCCCGAGAACTACCAGGCGTACGCCGACTATCTGGTCAAGGCGATCCAGGCGTACGGACAGCAGGGCATCACGCTGACCGATCTGACCGTGCAGAACGAGCCGGAGTTCGCGGCGAGCTACCCGTCGATGACCATGACGTCGTCGCAGCAGGCGGACTTCATCAAGGTGCTCGACCGCGCCCTCACCGCGGCCGGCCTGCCCACGAACCTGCTGGCCTTCGACCACAACTGGGACCACCCCAACTACCCGATCGACGTGTTCAACGGGACGCCGGGCGTCAACCGGGTGATCGGCGCGGCCTTCCACTGCTACGGCGGGGACCCCTCCGCGCAGCAGCAGGTCGTCAACGCCGGGAAGCGGGTCTTCTTCACCGAGTGCTCCGGCACCGAGAGCGCCGACCGGTCCACCACGTTCGCCGACACCCTGAAGTGGCACGCCGAGAACCTGGTCGTACAGAACATGCGCAACGGCGGCGAGACCGTCGTCGACTGGAACCTCGCTCTCGACCAGAACGGCGGCCCGCACCAGGGCGGTTGCGCCGATCGCTGCAACGGTGTCGTGGAGATCGCGAACGGCAACGTCACCCGTAACGCCGAGTACTACGTGCTCGGTCACGTCAGCAAGTTCGTCAGGCCCGGAGCCACCCGCATCGGCTCCACCAGCCAGGGCAACGGCGGTGTGGAGAACGTCGCCTTCCAGAACCCGGACGGCACCCGTGCCGCGTACGTCGTCAACACGGCCTCGGGCGCCCAGCAGTTCTCGCTGACCGACAACGGGAAGTCCCTCGTCTACACCCTGCCCGCCGGCGCGGTCGCCACCTTCGTGTGGAGCGGCACCGACGGCGGGACGACCGAGCCGCCGGCCGGGGGCTCCATCGACTCGGCCGCCTGGTACCGGGTCAGGAACATCAACAGTGGCGCCTGCCTCGATGCCGCCGACTGGGGAACCGCCGACGGCACCGCGCTCCAGCAGTGGGCCTGCGGCACCGGAGCCAACCAGAGCTGGCAGTTCCGGCCGGCGGGGGACGGCACGTACCAGGTCGTCAACCGGCACAACACGAAGGTGTGGGACGTCGACGGCGGCCCCGCCGCCACCTCGGCCGGTACGCGGGTCCATCTGTGGTCGTACGTGGGCGGCACCAACCAGCAGTGGAAGGCGGAGCCCTCCGGGACGGCCGGGCGGTACCGCTTCGTCGCCCGCAACAGCGGGAAGTGCCTGGCCGTGGACGGCGCCTCCACCGCCGACGGGGCGCGGCTGTCGCAGCAGCAGTGCGACGGATCGGCCGCACAGCAGTTCTCCCTGGACCTCTGA
- a CDS encoding DUF6879 family protein, with the protein MSSNFPAFAELIAQTKHSAVHLEMRDIYTPKGPVFVDWQKGIPIEYDRHGDWIDLVQDALKRGIDWRRARIVSEPVTDFIQYEWETTTIVNVPAGEKVRWLPRQRASDLLLPGNDFWVFDDSLLRWTTFHGDGSWGPHEFSEDPKLIRQCKEAFEAVWERAVDHADYTPPRKEQAAA; encoded by the coding sequence ATGTCGAGCAACTTTCCGGCCTTCGCCGAGTTGATCGCGCAGACCAAGCACTCCGCCGTCCACCTGGAGATGCGCGACATCTACACCCCGAAGGGCCCGGTCTTCGTGGACTGGCAGAAGGGCATCCCGATCGAGTACGACCGGCACGGCGACTGGATCGACCTCGTGCAGGACGCGCTGAAGCGCGGCATCGACTGGCGGCGGGCGCGGATCGTGTCCGAACCGGTCACCGACTTCATCCAGTACGAGTGGGAGACCACCACGATCGTCAACGTGCCCGCCGGCGAGAAGGTGCGCTGGCTGCCCAGGCAGCGGGCGTCGGACCTGCTGCTGCCCGGCAACGACTTCTGGGTGTTCGACGACAGCCTCCTGCGCTGGACCACCTTCCACGGCGACGGCTCCTGGGGCCCGCACGAGTTCTCCGAGGACCCGAAGCTGATCCGGCAGTGCAAGGAGGCGTTCGAAGCCGTGTGGGAGCGCGCCGTCGACCACGCCGACTACACCCCGCCGCGCAAGGAGCAGGCCGCGGCCTGA